A stretch of Halichondria panicea chromosome 1, odHalPani1.1, whole genome shotgun sequence DNA encodes these proteins:
- the LOC135336399 gene encoding kelch-like protein 12 → MPIKMGSVESVVIGDTVYVDGGDADHECVMKLEQDQWIKLPEYTAQWFPMISLANRLVLVGGRHPTNYKNTNQLAVFESGEWTHPYPLMKNARSFSTAVSFNNHIIVAGGEDDKGHISSVEVLDVASKIWYPAESLPYQRTSLKSTLIENTLYLMGGSDHTGATKTVHHVDLNELISKALSNRDIPTLWKTLQEVPLVRSAPLSVGRSLLAVGGLDGGKPSSSIHLYQPDSRRWVKVGDLPTARYDCTCLVLPSGEVIVAGGQTDSYANILTVDYFSLSD, encoded by the coding sequence atgccaatcaagatgggctCGGTagagagtgttgttatcggtgacacggtgtatgttgatGGAGGTGATGCAGACCATGAGTGTGTGATGAaactcgagcaagatcaatggatcaaactaccagagtataCTGCCCAGTGGTTCCCTATGatatcactcgctaatcgactagtgctggtgggaggacgtCATCCAACAAACTACAAAAACACCAATCAACTTGCAGTATTtgagtcaggggaatggactcacccgtacccattAATGAAAAATGCTCGTTCTttctcaacagctgtctccttcaacaaccacataattgtagctggtggggaAGATGATAAAGGACAtatctcctctgtggaggtgttggacgtggcatcaaaaATATGGTACCCTGCTGAGTCACTACCTTACCAACGGACATCactgaaatcaactctcatagaaaacaccctctacctaatgggagggagCGATCACACTGgggcaaccaagacagtgcaccacgtcgacctcaatgaactcatttcAAAGGCCCTTTCCAACCGGGACATACCCACTCTCTGgaagaccttacaggaagtaccactcgtgcGGTCAGCTCCTCTTAGtgttgggaggtcactattagccgttggtggactGGACGGAGGCAagccaagttcatcgatccacctctaccaacCTGACagcaggaggtgggtgaaagtgggagatctgcctactgcacgatacgaCTGCACATGCttagtacttcctagtggagaggtcattgtagccggaggacagacagattcatatgctaatattctaacTGTGGATTATTTCTCTCTAAGTGATTAG
- the LOC135336479 gene encoding IgGFc-binding protein-like, translated as MSYRIARSTLALTIIIITFAPSFDAQITDKTLSSAGKKFVIGFPRNSGQRADELFLFITNPESSAVNFTVSLINISGNVSNSSTRVNIPSSFEILSVNERNKGILVEADRDINLYGMSFHQYTADAYLALPCSKMAVDEYEYYGISYDIITSYHPSVILLVACENETVVEFNSSIITLNSMETYQIESDNDLTGTRITSSKPLSVFSGSDCAYIPRSINYCDHLVEQVPPTVTWGSKFFVASLEGRSSGECIRVLSARAASVAVNCNTNVSVSQFQLQSGGSFREFEIPINSFCSIESTSPVLVAQYAYSRDSDGVGDPFMMIISPIEQFTNNYYVEAFPLFVSNYVTVYVSSEFSQTAQILLDNSIVTGWRNVVCSSGEICGHISRTNVSTGVHSIRHQNSSAVLGVSVYGFGIANSYGYPGGMRLSPIQCNCGQNVNFSSYKEQFNCSCSNGFFASLSETDEVVCIAITCPPLTAPTNGFVTYSSSTSDENGNYAFNAMANHSCDTGFVLVGNNTRTCTGDGSSTTGVFNGEAAFCKRELIFKRYC; from the exons ATGAGCTACAGAATTGCTAGATCTACTTTGGCATTgacaataatcataatcacATTTGCTCCATCTTTTGATGCTCAAATTACAG ATAAGACCTTATCAAGTGCTGGCAAGAAATTCGTGATCGGTTTCCCAAGAAATAGTGGTCAAAGAGCAGACGAGTTGTTTTTGTTTATCACAAACCCAGAGTCAAGTGCTGTTAATTTTACAGTCTCTCTAATTAATATCAGTGGGAACGTTTCTAACTCTTCAACTAGGGTAAATATTCCATCCAGTTTTGAGATATTATCTGTTAATGAAAGGAACAAGGGGATCCTTGTTGAAGCCGACAGAGACATCAATTTATACGGGATGTCTTTTCATCAATATACTGCAGATGCTTATTTAGCGTTACCATGTTCTAAAATGGCAGTTGATGAATACGAATATTATGGAATCTCCTATGACATTATTACAAGTTATCATCCTAGTGTGATTTTGTTGGTAGCTTGTGAAAATGAAACTGTTGTCGAATTCAATTCCTCAATAATAACACTCAATAGTATGGAAACGTATCAGATTGAAAGTGATAATGATCTCACAGGAACAAGAATAACAAGTTCCAAACCTTTGTCTGTGTTTAGTGGATCTGATTGTGCTTATATTCCTCGAAGTATAAACTACTGTGACCACCTGGTTGAACAAGTGCCTCCGACTGTCACATGGGGCTCAAAATTCTTTGTAGCATCTCTCGAGGGTAGATCTTCTGGTGAATGTATTCGTGTTCTTAGTGCCCGAGCAGCAAGTGTAGCTGTGAACTGCAACACTAACGTATCAGTCAGTCAATTCCAGTTACAGAGTGGAGGGAGCTTTAGAGAATTTGAAATCCCTATTAACAGTTTCTGTAGCATTGAATCCACTTCTCCAGTACTGGTCGCACAGTATGCATATAGTAGGGATAGTGATGGCGTGGGAGATCCATTCATGATGATAATCTCTCCAATTgagcagtttacaaataattattatgttgaaGCGTTTCCCCTTTTCGTATCCAACTATGTCACAGTATATGTTTCTTCTGAGTTTTCTCAAACTGCACAAATATTATTAGACAATTCCATTGTTACTGGCTGGAGGAATGTTGTCTGTTCAAGTGGAGAGATTTGTGGCCACATAAGTAGAACGAATGTGTCTACTGGAGTGCATTCTATCCGCCATCAAAACAGCTCAGCCGTTCTAGGTGTTTCAGTGTATGGATTTGGCATTGCCAATTCTTATGGTTACCCTGGAGGCATGAGATTATCTCCCATACAATGCAACTGTGGTCAAAATGTTAATTTTTCGAGTTACAAGGAACAGTTCAATTGTAGCTGTTCGAATGGATTTTTTGCTTCATTGTCTGAAACAGATGAAGTCGTCTGTATCG CTATAACCTGTCCTCCCTTGACTGCTCCTACCAATGGCTTTGTGACATACAGTAGTTCTACTTCTGATGAAAACGGCAACTATGCTTTCAATGCAATGGCTAACCacagttgtgacactgggtttgttCTAGTTGGTAACAACACAAggacttgcactggagatggcagCAGCACTACTGGTGTTTTTAATGGAGAAGCAGCATTTTGTAAACGTGAGCTTATATTCAAACGTTATTGTTAA
- the LOC135352203 gene encoding uncharacterized protein LOC135352203, which yields MSYRIARSTLALTIIIITFATSCDAQITDETLSSAGKKFVVGFPRNSGQRADELFLFITNPESSAVNFTVSLINISGNVSTSSTRVNVPPSFEVFSVNERNKGILVEADGNINLYGMSFHQYTADAYLALPCSKMAVDEYEYYGISYDTISSTTYYPSVILLVACENETVVKFNSSTISINSMETYQIESDNDLTGTRITSSKPLSVFSGSDCANVPQGIRYCDHLVEQVPPTVTWGSKFLVASLEGRSSGERIRVLSARAASVAVNCNTIVSVSEFQLQSGGSFREFEIPINSFCSIESTSPVLVAQYAYGKVSDGFGVGDPFMMIIPPIEQFTNNYFVEAFPIFVSNYVTVYVSSEFFQTAQIVLDNSIVTGWRNVVCSSGEICGHISRINVSSGAHFIRHQNSSAVIGVSVYGFGVTNSYGYPGGIRLSPIQCNCGQNSICLNKMGQFNCSCLNGFVASLSTIDELICSAITCPPLTAPINGFVTYNNISDKNGNYSFNTMANHSCDTGFVLVGNNTRTCTGDGSSTTGVFDGEAAFCEPITCPPLTAPTNGFMTYSSSTSDENGNYAFNAMANYSCDTGFVLVGNNTRTCTGDGSSNTGGFDGEAPFCESITCPPLTAPTNGFVTYSSSTSDENGNYTFNAMANHSCDTGFVLVGNNTRTCTGDSSSTTGVFDGEAALCEPITCLPLTALINGFVTYSSSTSDENGNYDFNAMANHSCDTGFVLIGKNTRTCTGDGSSNTGGFDGEAPFCELTCVLPAPPLNGVLLTNAQNTDQTESSVITFQCDPGFSLVGTETATCNNSGLWDPDPALLECAAITGVWYIAALSGGFVAIVVVLILLVVIFLLVLTIRKTNRQLSGNEVPIAPAGPVYEEVDLAMKNRQMSDNEVPIAPADPVYEEVDIAMIPRTQDIQLESNEAYGQMAKHY from the exons ATGAGCTACAGAATTGCTAGATCTACTTTGGCATTgacaataatcataatcacATTTGCAACATCTTGTGATGCTCAAATTACAG ATGAGACCTTATCAAGTGCTGGGAAGAAATTCGTGGTCGGGTTCCCAAGAAATAGTGGTCAAAGAGCAGACGAGTTGTTTTTGTTTATCACAAATCCAGAGTCAAGTGCTGTTAATTTTACAGTCTCTCTAATTAATATCAGTGGGAACGTTTCTACATCTTCAACTAGGGTAAACGTTCCACCCAGTTTTGAGGTATTTTCTGTTAATGAAAGGAACAAGGGGATCCTTGTTGAAGCTGACGGAAACATCAATTTGTATGGGATGTCTTTTCATCAATATACTGCAGATGCTTATTTAGCGTTACCATGTTCTAAAATGGCAGTTGATGAATACGAATATTATGGAATCTCCTACGACACCATTAGTAGTACTACCTATTATCCTAGTGTGATTTTGTTGGTGGCTTGTGAAAATGAAACTGTTGTAAAATTCAATTCCTCAACAATCTCAATAAATAGTATGGAAACGTATCAGATTGAAAGTGATAATGATCTCACAGGAACAAGAATAACTAGCTCCAAACCTTTGTCTGTGTTCAGTGGATCTGATTGTGCTAATGTTCCTCAAGGTATACGCTACTGTGACCACCTGGTTGAACAAGTGCCTCCGACTGTCACATGGGGCTCAAAATTTCTCGTGGCATCTCTCGAGGGTAGATCTTCTGGTGAACGTATTCGTGTTCTTAGTGCCCGAGCAGCAAGTGTAGCTGTGAACTGCAACACTATCGTATCAGTCAGTGAATTCCAGTTGCAGAGTGGAGGGAGTTTCAGAGAATTTGAAATCCCTATTAACAGTTTCTGTAGCATTGAATCCACTTCTCCAGTACTGGTCGCACAGTATGCGTATGGTAAGGTGAGTGATGGCTTCGGCGTGGGAGACCCATTCATGATGATAATCCCTCCAATTgagcagtttacaaataaCTATTTTGTTGAAGCGTTTCCTATTTTCGTATCTAACTATGTCACGGTGTATGTTTCTTCTGAGTTTTTTCAAACTGCACAAATAGTATTAGACAATTCCATTGTTACTGGCTGGAGGAATGTTGTCTGTTCAAGTGGAGAGATTTGTGGTCACATAAGTAGAATAAATGTGTCTTCTGGAGCTCATTTTATCCGCCATCAAAACAGCTCAGCCGTTATAGGTGTTTCAGTGTATGGATTCGGCGTTACCAATTCTTATGGTTACCCTGGAGGCATAAGATTATCTCCCATACAATGCAACTGTGGTCAAAATTCTATTTGCTTGAATAAGATGGGACAGTTCAACTGTAGCTGCTTGAATGGATTTGTTGCTTCATTGTCTACAATAGATGAACTCATCTGTAGCG CTATAACCTGCCCTCCCTTGACTGCTCCTATCAATGGCTTTGTGACATACAATAATATTTCTGATAAAAACGGCAACTATTCTTTCAATACCATGGCTAACCacagttgtgacactgggtttgttCTCGTTGGTAACAACACAAggacttgcactggagatggtaGCAGCACTACTGGTGTTTTTGATGGAGAAGCAGCATTTTGTGAAC CTATAACCTGTCCTCCCTTGACTGCTCCTACCAATGGCTTTATGACATACAGTAGTTCTACTTCTGATGAAAACGGCAACTATGCTTTCAATGCCATGGCTAActacagttgtgacactgggtttgttctggttggtaacaacacaaggacttgcactggagatggtaGCAGCAATACTGGTGGTTTTGATGGAGAAGCACCATTTTGTGAAT CTATAACCTGTCCTCCCTTGACTGCTCCTACCAATGGCTTTGTGACATACAGTAGTTCTACTTCTGATGAAAATGGCAACTATACTTTCAATGCCATGGCTAACCacagttgtgacactgggtttgttctggttggtaacaacacaaggacttgcactggagatAGTAGCAGCACTACTGGTGTTTTTGATGGAGAAGCAGCACTTTGTGAAC CTATAACCTGTCTTCCCTTGACTGCTCTTATCAATGGCTTTGTGACATACAGTAGTTCTACTTCTGATGAAAACGGCAACTATGATTTTAATGCCATGGCTAACCacagttgtgacactgggtttgttCTGATTGGTAAAAACACAAggacttgcactggagatggtaGCAGCAATACTGGTGGTTTTGATGGAGAAGCACCATTTTGTGAAC TTACCTGTGTCCTGCCTGCCCCTCCACTTAATGGAGTGTTGCTTACCAACGCTCAAAACACTGACCAAACCGAGAGCTCAGTCATTACCTTCCAATGTGATCCTGGTTTTTCACTGGTGGGTACAGAGACTGCCACTTGTAACAACTCTGGTTTATGGGATCCTGACCCTGCTCTATTGGAGT GTGCGGCAATAACTGGTGTATGGTATATTGCTGCTTTATCTGGAGGTTTTGTTGCTATAGTGGTGGTACTGATCTTACTAGTCGTCATATTTCTCTTAGTACTCACtataagaaaaa CAAATAGACAACTGTCAGGCAATGAAGTTCCAATAGCCCCAGCTGGTCCAGTATACGAGGAAGTTGATCTAGCAATGAAAAATAGACAAATGTCAGATAATGAAGTTCCAATAGCTCCAGCTGATCCAGTATACGAGGAAGTTGATATAGcaatgataccaagaacacAAGACATTCAATTGGAGTCTAATGAAGCTTATGGACAA ATGGCAAAGCATTATTAA
- the LOC135336557 gene encoding complement decay-accelerating factor, GPI-anchored-like yields MEHFNCSCLNGFFASLSGTDEVVCNVTCVLPSSPLNGVLLTNTDQTESSVITFQCDPGFSLVGTETATCNNSGLWDPDPALLESNGLPTAPVDPVYEEVGLAMTPRAQDPTNKAYGQTAKQNMTLLSIPNQVYGEIKYMT; encoded by the exons ATGGAACACTTCAACTGTAGCTGCTTGAATGGATTTTTTGCTTCCTTGTCTGGAACTGATGAAGTCGTCTGTAATG TTACCTGTGTCCTACCTTCCTCTCCACTTAATGGAGTGTTGCTTACCAACACTGACCAAACTGAGAGCTCAGTCATTACCTTCCAATGTGATCCTGGTTTTTCACTGGTGGGTACAGAGACTGCCACTTGTAACAACTCTGGTTTATGGGATCCTGACCCGGCTCTATTGGAGT CAAATGGACTTCCAACAGCCCCAGTTGATCCAGTATACGAGGAAGTTGGTTTAGCAATGACACCAAGAGCACAAGACCCAACTAATAAAGCTTATGGACAA ACGGCAAAACAAAACATGACTTTGCTATCGATCCCGAATCAGGTATATGGAGAAATCAAATACATGACCTAA
- the LOC135352209 gene encoding uncharacterized protein LOC135352209 isoform X4 — protein sequence MANHTCDTGFVLVGNNTKTCTGDGSSTTGVFDGETAICELICVLPAPPLNGALLTNTNQTESSVITFQCDPGFSLVGTDTAICNNSGLWDPDPALLECVAITGAWNAAALSGGVVAIVMVLILLVVIFLLVTITKKRKKTRQLSGNEVPIAAPAVPVYEEVYLVMTNRQLSGNGVPAGPVYEEVDLAMAPRTQDIQVESNEAYGQAAKRNIKLQSNQAHGEIRYELLYHENGEYNTDNGVREGWLIVTAHQEDDHEPSHRHKHSQTLHTEKEQNI from the exons ATGGCTAACCACacttgtgacactgggtttgttCTGGTTGGTAACAACACAAAgacttgcactggagatggtaGTAGCACTACTGGTGTTTTTGACGGAGAAACAGCAATTTGTGAAC ttatCTGTGTCCTGCCTGCCCCTCCACTTAATGGAGCATTGCTTACCAACACTAACCAAACCGAGAGTTCAGTCATTACCTTCCAATGTGACCCTGGTTTTTCACTGGTGGGTACAGACACTGCCATTTGTAACAACTCTGGTTTATGGGATCCTGACCCTGCTCTATTGGAGT GTGTGGCAATAACTGGTGCATGGAATGCTGCTGCTCTATCTGGAGGTgttgttgctatagtgatggtACTGATCTTACTGGTCGTCATATTTCTCTTAGTCACTATcacaaagaaaagaaaaa AAACTAGACAACTGTCAGGCAATGAAGTTCCAATAGCAGCCCCAGCTGTTCCAGTATACGAGGAAGTGTACCTAGTAATGACAAATAGACAGCTGTCAGGCAATGGAGTTCCAGCTGGTCCAGTATACGAGGAAGTTGATCTAGCAATGGCACCAAGAACACAAGACATTCAAGTGGAGTCTAATGAAGCTTATGGACAA GCGGCAAAACGAAACATAAAGTTGCAGTCAAATCAGGCACATGGAGAAATCAGATAC GAACTGCTGTATCATGAGAATGGTGAGTACAATACCGACAATGGCGTGAGGGAAGGCTGGCTCATTGTAACTGCCCACCAAGAAGATGACCACGAACCCAGCCACCGTCACAAGCACTCCCAAACACTGCACACAGAAAAAGAGCAAAACATTTAA
- the LOC135352222 gene encoding complement receptor type 1-like, whose translation MANHSCDTGFVLVGSNTRTYTGDGSSTTGVFDGEAAFCELTCVLPTPPLNGVLLTNTDQTESSVTTFQCDPGFSLVGTETATCNKSGLWDPDPALLECNSEAITGAWNVAALSGGFVAIVMVLILLVVILVVTITKKRKANGLPTAPVDPVYEEVGLAMTPRTQDPTNEV comes from the exons ATGGCTAACCacagttgtgacactgggtttgttCTGGTTGGTAGCAACACAAGGACTTACACTGGAGATGGTAGCAGCACTACTGGTGTTTTTGATGGAGAAGCAGCATTTTGTGAAC TTACCTGTGTCCTGCCCACCCCTCCTCTTAATGGAGTGTTGCTCACCAACACTGACCAAACCGAgagctcagtcactaccttcCAATGTGATCCTGGTTTTTCACTGGTGGGTACAGAGACTGCTACTTGTAACAAGTCTGGTTTATGGGATCCTGACCCGGCTCTATTGGAGTGTAACA GTGAGGCAATAACTGGTGCATGGAATGTTGCTGCTCTATCTGGAGGTtttgttgctatagtgatggtACTGATTCTACTGGTTGTCATCTTAGTAGTCACTATCACAAAGAAAAGGAAAG CCAATGGACTTCCAACAGCCCCAGTTGATCCAGTATACGAGGAAGTTGGTTTAGCAATGACACCAAGAACACAAGACCCAACTAATGAAGTTTAG
- the LOC135336301 gene encoding probable serine/threonine-protein kinase DDB_G0271538 — MSLSIPHSTETQKMSDYLTIASLKKLYHVTFDARIKWRNILLILDVPLATIDSIGNKWSNNPDDCYREGLIEWLNEGGKSWENMVEALSSPTVGHVYIANAIEKDHLQSTDASNPTDGKSDDHQKINDDLTVFSDERLGKGAFGAVFKGSYKGEICAVKVLLHDAMEMQASIPVGKNEEASDAINRESDFLKSFQHPNVVQFLSTAKHPKSGTTILILELMECNLRSYFSGLGEESLTSECEISLSKDIACGLVYIHGKQIVHRDLCGDNILLKLTRPVPVAKISDFGMSRLYDSSKLSHTLTAIGHRMGYLPREALRLEEENYDNSLDVFSYGVIVTQIVCKLETIKSAKDRSFHVAQIPHTHRLRKLIDSCLQEDMIRRPSAMDIYSDLVEATKRESKDTQPVKKEHREQIEHNDAELVRTDAIIQQQRQTGRRGLLS, encoded by the exons ATGTCTCTATCCATCCCACACTCTACAGAGACTcagaagatgtctgactatctcacaatagcaaGTCTAAAGAAATTGTACCACgtcacgtttgatgctcgaattaAGTGGCGAAACATTTTGCTTATTCTTGACGTACCCTTGGCTACAATCGACAGTATTGGCAATAAATGGAGCAacaatcctgatgactgctatcgtgagggtttgatAGAATGGCTGAATGAAGGAGGGAAGAGCTGGGAAAATATGGTGGAGGCTTTGTCTAGTCCCACCGTGGGCCACGTTTACATAGCCAATGccatcgagaaagatcatctacagtctactgatgcaagcaatcctactgatgGGAAGTCTGATG ATCACCAGAAGATCAACGATGATTTGACCGTTTTCTCAGACGAGCGTctcggtaaaggtgcatttggagcagtcttcaaaggcagctacaagGGCGAGATTTGTGCAGTCAAAGTGCTGCTTCacgatgctatggagatgcaggCAAGTATTCCAGTCGGCAAAAACGAAGAAGCTAGCGATGCAATTAATCGTGAGAGtgattttctcaagtcgttcCAGCACCCAAATGTTGTTCAGTTTCTGTCGACTGccaagcaccccaaatcaggtACTACAATCCTCATTCTTGAGCTGATGGAatgcaatctgagatcctatttctccgGCCTTGGtgaagagtccctcactagcgaatgtgaaattagcctaTCCAAAGACATAGCTTGTGGTCTGGTCTACATTCACGGCAAGCAGATTgtccaccgtgacctctgtggcgataacATCTTGCTGAAGCTAACACGACCAGtgcctgttgcaaagatttccgacttcggcatgtcacggctatatGATTCCTCaaagcttagccacaccctcacggccattggtcaccgtatggggtatctacctcgCGAGGCTCTTCGATTAGAAGAGGAGAATTATGATAATAGCCTGGATGTATTTTCCTATGGGGTGATTGTGACgcagattgtttgcaagctgGAGACAATCAAATCAGCCAAggatcgatcattccatgttgcccagatccctcacacacacaggttgaggaagcttatcgacagttgtttgcaagaagacatgatcaggagaccatctgccatgGACATAT ACTCGGATctagtggaggcaacaaagagggagtcaaaggacactcaaccagtcaagaag gaaCACAGAGAACAGATTGAGCACAacgatgctgagctggtcaggacagacgccatcattcaacagcagagacag actggtaggcgtggcctcttaagctaa
- the LOC135352221 gene encoding complement component receptor 1-like protein: MANHSCDTGFVMFGNNTRTCTGDGSSTTGVFDGEAAICELICVLPTPPLNGALLTNTDQTESSVITFQCDPGFSLMGTQTTTCNNSGLWDPDPALLECASITGAWNVAALSGGFVAIVIVPIVLVVIFLLVVTIRKIRATKGFLDSPPGDPVYEEVYLAMTNRQLSGNEVPIAPAGPVYEEVDLAMTPRTQDIQVESNEAYGQTAKQNIKLQSNQAYEYTSN, translated from the exons ATGGCTAACCACAGTTGCGACACTGGGTTTGTTATGTTTGGTAACAACACAAggacttgcactggagatggtaGCAGCACTACTGGTGTTTTTGATGGAGAAGCAGCAATTTGTGAAC TAATTTGTGTCCTGCCCACCCCTCCTCTTAATGGAGCATTGCTCACCAACACTGACCAAACCGAGAGCTCTGTCATTACCTTCCAATGTGATCCTGGTTTTTCACTGATGGGTACACAGACTACCACTTGTAACAACTCTGGTTTATGGGATCCTGACCCAGCTCTATTGGAGT GTGCGTCAATAACTGGTGCATGGAATGTTGCTGCTCTATCTGGAGGTtttgttgctatagtgatTGTACCGATCGTCCTGGTCGTCATATTTCTCTTAGTAGTCACTATCAGAAAGATAAGGGCAACTAAAGGATTCCTTGACT CCCCCCCAGGTGATCCAGTATATGAGGAAGTTTATCTAGCAATGACAAATAGACAACTGTCTGGTAATGAAGTTCCAATAGCCCCAGCTGGTCCAGTATACGAGGAAGTTGATCTAGCAATGACACCAAGAACACAAGACATTCAAGTGGAGTCTAATGAAGCTTATGGACAA ACGGCAAAACAAAACATAAAGCTGCAGTCAAATCAGGCATATGAATACACGAGTAACTAG